One Myxococcota bacterium genomic window, TCTGCCCGGTCGGCTGCTGCGCGGCGCCCAGGCCGGCCCCGCTTGATCCGAGACGCACCCACCCGCGTCCCCCTTTCCCGGTGAGCGAGTCCCCCGACGACGCGCAGCGCGCGCGCGAGGTCTTCTTCGCGCTACACGAGGGGTTGCCGCGCCAGGCGCCGGGCCACGCGTCGTGCACCGCCAGCGCCCTCGGCTTCGTGCGCCGACAGCGCGAGCCGCGACGCGTCCTCGACGTCGGCTGCGGCCCGGGCGCGCAGACCGTCGACCTGGCGCAGCTCTTGCCTCGGGCCCATTTCACGGCGGTCGACCTCTATCCTCCGTTCGTCGAGGAAGCCCGTGCGCGCCTCGCGGACGCCGGCTGTGGCGACCGGGTGACGGTCGAGGTGGGCGACATGGCGGAGCTCCCGTTTCCCGAGGCGAGCTTCGATCTCGTATGGTGCGAAGGAGCCGCATACATCCTCGGCGTCGAGACGGCACTCGCCAGCTGGCGTCCGCTGCTCGAAGACGGTGGCTGTGTCGCTTTCACCGATGCCGCCTGGCTGCGCGTCGACCCTTCCGAGGCAGCGCGCGCCTTCTGGGAAACCGACTACCCGAGCATGAGTGACGTCGCGACCCTGCTGCGCCGGGTCGAGGCCGAGCGCTACCGCGTCCTCGGCCACTTCGTGTTGCCGGCGAGCGCCTGGGACGCCTACTACGCGCCACTCACCGAGCGCACCGATGCCTATGCAGCGTCCCACCCGCACGACCCGGTGGTCGATCTCGTCCTGGCCTCGACCCGCCGCGAGATCGATCTCTACGCAAACCATGGTGACTGCTATGGGTACGTTTTCGTGATCGCGGAGAAGGCTTGAGCATGCGTTTCGAAGGACAGGTCGCCCTCGTGACGGGCGGCGCCAGCGGCATCGGCCGCGCGGCGGCAGAACAGTTCTCGCGCGAAGGAGCGCGTGTAGTGGTGGCCGACCGCGACGCTGCGGCCGCCGAGGCCTGCGCCCAGGCCATCCGCGACGCGGGGGGAGACACGCTGCCCGTGGTGGTCGACGTCGCCCGCGAAGACAGCGTCGCCGAGTTGCTGGATACCGCCGTCACGCACTACGGCCGGCTCGACGCGGCGTTCAACAACGCCGGAGTGTCCTCCCACCCGATGCCGTTCGTCGACGTCAGCGAACAGGAATGGCACCGGGTCGTGTCTGTGAACCTCACCGGCGTCTTCTTCTGCATGAAGCACCAACTGCGGGTGATGCTCGCCCAGGAGCCCGTAGACGGTCTGCGCGGGGCGCTGTGTGCCAGCGCTTCTGGTGCCGCGCGGGTGCCCGCACCGGGCCAACCCCACTACACGGCCGCGAAGCACGGCCTGCTCGGCCTGGTGAAGCTGGTGGCCCAGGAGCAGCTCGCCCAGGGCATCCGCAGCAACGCGATCCTGCCCGGTGCCACCGACACGCCGATGATGCGCGACAACCCGCCCGAGTTCGTGAAGATGCTCGAGCGCTATTCGCCCGGCGGGAAGCTCGGACGCGCCGAGGACGTGGCCGCTGCCGCCGTGTGGCTCTGCTCGCGCGAAGCCCGCCACGTGAACGGCCAGTCGATCGTCGTGGACGGCGGTGGGATCCTGATCTGACGGCGCTCAGCGCGCGGGCGCCAGGGCCCCCTCGAAGGCCCCGATATCGACGCCCTTTCCCCGGGGCCGCGCTCGACCGAGCGCGTCCTTGGTGGGAGCCCCTGCCCCCGAACCCGCGTCGAGCAGCGGGCTGCCGGGCTTCGGCGCGAAGTCTTCCAGCCGCACGCGGGGCGTCTCCGGCTCCGCCGACACGGCCTCCGTCGCCTCCGCTTCGTTTGATGCTTCCTTCTCGGATTGCGGGTAGGCCGCTGCGGGTTGCCGGTAGGCCGTTGGATCGGAGAACCCGTCGATCGCCGGGATTCCCGCGAACCCCGGATCGCCGGTCA contains:
- a CDS encoding SDR family oxidoreductase, with product MRFEGQVALVTGGASGIGRAAAEQFSREGARVVVADRDAAAAEACAQAIRDAGGDTLPVVVDVAREDSVAELLDTAVTHYGRLDAAFNNAGVSSHPMPFVDVSEQEWHRVVSVNLTGVFFCMKHQLRVMLAQEPVDGLRGALCASASGAARVPAPGQPHYTAAKHGLLGLVKLVAQEQLAQGIRSNAILPGATDTPMMRDNPPEFVKMLERYSPGGKLGRAEDVAAAAVWLCSREARHVNGQSIVVDGGGILI
- a CDS encoding class I SAM-dependent methyltransferase, translated to MSESPDDAQRAREVFFALHEGLPRQAPGHASCTASALGFVRRQREPRRVLDVGCGPGAQTVDLAQLLPRAHFTAVDLYPPFVEEARARLADAGCGDRVTVEVGDMAELPFPEASFDLVWCEGAAYILGVETALASWRPLLEDGGCVAFTDAAWLRVDPSEAARAFWETDYPSMSDVATLLRRVEAERYRVLGHFVLPASAWDAYYAPLTERTDAYAASHPHDPVVDLVLASTRREIDLYANHGDCYGYVFVIAEKA